One Prochlorococcus marinus XMU1408 genomic window carries:
- a CDS encoding SulP family inorganic anion transporter gives MKLNNLLAKEKFVSPSRDVLAGLVVAFAMIPEAIAFSGIAGVDPRVGLFGAFLLSVTLAIFGGRMAMITSVTGSTALLMTGIVQQGENISPGLGLQYLLAAGLLTGVLQIAWGYLRLAHQMRFVPQPVMDGFVNGLAILIFLAQLPHLGIDLAHSAKVVTAGQLPAVWGLTILTLLVIYLLPKVTKLLPSALVAIFLCTAISIGFKLNVPTVSNLGILPNGLPGFGFPKVPFNFETLGLILPTALAISLVGLMETFLTQDILDDLTDKSTNKNVEARGQGIGNIVSSLFGGMAGCALVGQSVMNVGYGGRTRLSTLSSGVCLIAMILAAKDWVNQIPMATLVGVMIMIAINTANWISIKDIRRIPRSDSSVMILTVFVTVITHNLALGLLSGVGLAAILFSRKVAKVIKVDSTLTSENHRIYKVKGQLFFVSSIYFRQGFELHEHPKKITIDMSEAHIWDQSGVTVLDQVIRRIKLGGSEVEVINLNDESLDLFSRIGQATEAGGRGGEFKSAH, from the coding sequence TTGAAATTGAACAATTTATTAGCAAAGGAGAAATTTGTTTCTCCTTCTCGTGATGTGCTTGCTGGTCTTGTTGTTGCTTTTGCAATGATCCCAGAGGCCATAGCGTTTTCTGGTATTGCAGGAGTAGATCCAAGAGTTGGCCTGTTTGGCGCCTTTTTACTGTCAGTCACTCTCGCAATTTTTGGAGGCAGAATGGCCATGATTACTTCGGTAACTGGTTCGACTGCACTTTTGATGACTGGGATTGTTCAGCAGGGAGAAAATATTAGTCCTGGCCTTGGATTGCAATATCTTTTAGCTGCTGGATTGCTAACAGGAGTTCTTCAAATTGCTTGGGGCTATTTAAGACTTGCTCATCAGATGAGATTTGTACCTCAGCCTGTAATGGATGGCTTTGTGAATGGGTTGGCTATTTTAATCTTCTTAGCTCAATTGCCTCATTTGGGTATTGACTTGGCTCATTCTGCAAAAGTTGTTACTGCAGGTCAATTGCCAGCGGTTTGGGGATTAACCATACTTACTTTATTAGTTATCTATTTGCTACCAAAAGTTACTAAGCTGCTGCCTTCTGCATTGGTTGCAATTTTTCTTTGTACTGCTATTTCAATCGGTTTTAAATTAAATGTCCCTACTGTTTCAAATTTAGGTATCCTTCCTAATGGATTACCTGGATTCGGGTTTCCAAAAGTACCTTTTAATTTTGAAACACTTGGTTTGATCTTGCCAACAGCTTTAGCAATTTCTCTGGTAGGGCTTATGGAAACATTTCTTACTCAAGATATTCTTGATGATTTGACAGACAAAAGTACAAATAAAAATGTTGAAGCACGTGGGCAAGGTATAGGTAATATTGTTAGTTCTCTTTTTGGAGGTATGGCTGGATGTGCTCTGGTAGGGCAATCGGTTATGAATGTGGGTTATGGAGGAAGGACTCGTCTTTCAACTTTAAGTTCTGGGGTTTGTTTAATAGCAATGATTCTTGCTGCTAAAGATTGGGTTAATCAAATTCCAATGGCAACATTGGTTGGAGTAATGATAATGATTGCAATTAATACTGCTAATTGGATTTCAATTAAAGATATACGCCGCATTCCTAGAAGTGATAGTTCAGTTATGATTTTAACTGTATTCGTTACTGTAATTACACATAATTTAGCTTTGGGACTCTTATCTGGTGTAGGCCTTGCAGCTATTTTATTTAGTAGAAAGGTGGCAAAAGTTATAAAGGTTGATTCTACCTTAACCAGCGAAAATCACAGGATTTATAAAGTTAAGGGGCAATTATTTTTTGTTAGTAGTATTTACTTTAGACAAGGGTTTGAACTTCACGAACATCCTAAAAAAATTACAATTGATATGTCTGAAGCTCATATCTGGGATCAAAGTGGAGTAACCGTTTTAGATCAAGTAATCAGGAGAATAAAATTAGGCGGGTCTGAGGTTGAAGTGATTAATTTAAATGATGAAAGTTTGGATTTATTTTCTCGAATAGGGCAAGCAACTGAAGCAGGAGGAAGAGGAGGAGAATTTAAATCTGCTCATTAA
- a CDS encoding DUF3303 domain-containing protein, with translation MQLYIVTWKFESSEDQIYSSEAFVDYVESGKSEDHIDGYERIAWAHTPQDGTGVIICKASNASTLFRVFGSWRDKFGMTWEYKPALSTEEFVGLLKEK, from the coding sequence ATGCAGCTTTATATAGTGACTTGGAAATTTGAATCTTCTGAAGATCAAATTTATTCATCTGAAGCTTTTGTTGATTATGTTGAAAGTGGCAAATCTGAAGATCATATTGATGGCTATGAAAGAATTGCTTGGGCCCACACGCCTCAAGATGGTACAGGCGTAATAATTTGTAAGGCCTCAAATGCATCAACTTTATTTAGGGTATTTGGATCCTGGAGAGATAAATTTGGTATGACCTGGGAGTATAAACCTGCCTTATCTACTGAAGAATTTGTTGGTCTATTAAAAGAAAAATAG
- a CDS encoding DUF1330 domain-containing protein → MKKTAIVGVVAAAIGLAIGSQLPKSGTAGYAVITGTTKDREAAKEYFQNVNQFTKECGFTTLVLDRNTDIREGNKRGDGGPLTVIARHPKGKDAVIKCYESDEYQRLKAIRAPHTNWNFRLTEGKL, encoded by the coding sequence ATGAAGAAAACTGCGATTGTAGGTGTTGTTGCAGCGGCCATAGGGCTTGCTATAGGTTCTCAACTTCCTAAATCTGGTACTGCGGGATATGCCGTAATTACAGGAACCACAAAAGATAGAGAAGCAGCTAAAGAGTATTTTCAAAACGTTAATCAATTCACTAAAGAATGTGGTTTTACAACATTGGTATTAGATAGAAATACAGATATACGAGAAGGAAATAAGAGAGGAGATGGTGGTCCTCTAACTGTTATTGCAAGACATCCAAAAGGTAAGGATGCAGTAATTAAATGCTACGAATCTGATGAATATCAAAGGCTAAAAGCAATTCGAGCACCTCATACAAATTGGAATTTCCGACTAACAGAAGGAAAGCTATAA
- a CDS encoding porin produces the protein MKLFQRLLVAPAALGLMAPIAANADTAFSSTTSLGGSAFFTVGSVADGGTTDTEEELYMQYKYVLSMKSSFSGEDLLVTGIKAGNASGPLASMDSAYGGGSDLTVKDLFYSFPVGDLSVTAGPLLDQDDVVAATTSAYSDAFRLGSMPYSLAGNETGPGVGVTYSGDNGVVASVSFVSVGGASSTVGIGADDGDDVSTFTLGYNGDGFGGGLVIASNDGEGGTTGYDTFGGGIYYSPESIPATISVAYDTNDPETGADATDLFVGVDYEVGPGTLSAAYNSTDVDGSDSEDSTGFEVSYTYSLNDNVTLTPGFFTVEDTSTGDDDTGVVVETVFSF, from the coding sequence ATGAAGCTTTTTCAGCGTTTGCTGGTAGCTCCTGCTGCTCTAGGCCTTATGGCTCCAATAGCCGCTAATGCAGATACTGCATTTTCATCAACTACATCTCTTGGTGGAAGTGCTTTTTTTACTGTTGGTTCTGTTGCTGACGGTGGAACAACAGATACGGAAGAAGAACTTTATATGCAATACAAGTATGTACTTAGCATGAAATCTAGCTTTAGCGGCGAAGACTTGCTTGTTACTGGTATTAAAGCTGGTAACGCATCTGGTCCATTAGCATCTATGGACAGCGCTTACGGTGGTGGTTCTGATCTTACTGTTAAAGATCTTTTTTACTCTTTCCCAGTTGGCGATCTTTCAGTAACTGCTGGACCGTTACTTGATCAGGATGATGTTGTTGCTGCAACAACTTCTGCTTATTCAGACGCTTTCAGACTAGGCAGCATGCCTTACTCATTGGCTGGTAACGAAACTGGTCCTGGAGTTGGTGTTACTTACTCTGGAGACAATGGCGTAGTTGCCTCTGTAAGTTTCGTTTCTGTTGGTGGTGCTTCTTCTACAGTAGGAATCGGCGCTGATGATGGTGATGATGTTTCAACTTTCACTCTTGGCTATAACGGCGACGGCTTTGGTGGCGGTCTTGTAATCGCTTCAAACGACGGTGAAGGTGGAACAACTGGATACGACACATTCGGTGGCGGTATCTACTACAGCCCTGAGTCAATCCCAGCTACTATCAGCGTTGCTTATGACACAAATGATCCAGAAACAGGTGCTGATGCAACTGATTTGTTCGTTGGTGTTGACTATGAAGTTGGTCCAGGAACATTAAGTGCTGCTTACAATTCAACTGATGTTGATGGCAGTGATTCTGAAGACTCAACAGGATTTGAAGTTTCTTACACTTATTCATTGAACGACAACGTTACACTTACTCCTGGTTTCTTCACCGTTGAAGATACAAGTACTGGTGATGACGACACAGGTGTTGTTGTTGAAACAGTTTTTAGCTTCTAA
- a CDS encoding DUF3104 domain-containing protein, whose amino-acid sequence MLDGFGQNELMDEPLFLKVRPGDAVLYEKDQIGKVLSFAGGSRDPDAPSLFQIANVDSGEIRWIHGEEVTEIVCEYRTTIKKPSSLYEEIKQL is encoded by the coding sequence TTGCTTGATGGATTTGGACAGAATGAACTTATGGATGAACCTTTATTTTTAAAAGTCAGACCTGGGGACGCTGTTTTATATGAAAAGGACCAAATTGGAAAAGTTCTTTCTTTTGCTGGCGGCTCTCGTGATCCTGATGCACCCTCACTCTTTCAAATTGCCAACGTAGATTCTGGCGAAATCCGTTGGATTCATGGGGAAGAAGTTACTGAAATAGTTTGCGAATATCGAACAACAATTAAAAAGCCTTCTTCGCTTTACGAGGAAATAAAGCAGTTGTAA
- a CDS encoding DUF1330 domain-containing protein has translation MAKGLWLVTTTVTNPAFAEYVEAFQPWVESVGGSVYAKDMEAETVEGKGGKLGVIIEFPSKQAAIDAFNSSEYQELSKLRWANSTDTNITIIDGGVTH, from the coding sequence ATGGCTAAGGGTCTTTGGCTTGTTACTACAACAGTTACGAATCCAGCTTTTGCTGAATATGTTGAGGCCTTTCAACCTTGGGTTGAATCAGTAGGTGGTTCAGTTTATGCAAAAGATATGGAAGCTGAAACTGTTGAGGGAAAGGGTGGAAAATTAGGAGTCATCATTGAGTTTCCCTCAAAGCAAGCTGCGATTGATGCTTTCAATAGTTCGGAATATCAAGAACTAAGCAAATTACGTTGGGCAAATTCAACAGATACCAATATCACCATCATTGATGGCGGAGTAACTCATTAA
- a CDS encoding high light inducible protein, translating to MTPEAEKFNGWAAMLGFVAAFGAYATTGQIIPGIF from the coding sequence ATGACTCCTGAAGCAGAAAAGTTTAATGGATGGGCTGCAATGCTTGGATTTGTTGCGGCTTTTGGTGCATATGCCACAACTGGTCAGATTATTCCTGGTATCTTTTGA
- a CDS encoding helix-turn-helix domain-containing protein, with protein MPKRNRINRYRSYGWSWKKIAGIYGVSPTTARRWSVQ; from the coding sequence ATGCCTAAAAGAAACAGAATTAACAGATATAGAAGTTACGGCTGGAGTTGGAAAAAGATTGCTGGAATTTATGGGGTAAGTCCAACTACTGCTAGGCGGTGGTCAGTTCAGTAG